In Wolinella succinogenes DSM 1740, a single genomic region encodes these proteins:
- a CDS encoding ParA family protein — protein MVITVATDKGGSGKTTIAINLAAMLALSGDNVLVIDADPQASCSVFGNIRSEAGIEPIFSLISKTGPSLGDEIKRLKKLYDAIVIDTGGRDSVETRKALLGSDIVIIPVVPSQLDIAVFESMIRRFEEAKDFNESLQAIVVVSKAAPNPFLDKEVKLAREFVLALEKDGIFLSRGTLFERQIYKKAIFEGMSISEMPDGAKASSDFGIFFEDVLTLGQSLIKGR, from the coding sequence ATGGTAATAACAGTGGCGACGGATAAGGGTGGTAGCGGAAAAACAACAATCGCTATAAATCTCGCAGCTATGCTCGCTCTGAGTGGTGATAATGTCCTAGTCATCGACGCCGACCCGCAGGCATCATGTAGTGTATTTGGAAATATTCGAAGTGAAGCTGGCATAGAGCCGATTTTTTCGCTCATCTCAAAAACTGGACCGAGTCTTGGAGATGAGATCAAGCGTTTAAAAAAACTTTACGATGCTATCGTCATTGACACAGGTGGACGTGATTCTGTTGAGACGAGAAAAGCACTTCTTGGATCGGATATAGTAATTATACCCGTAGTGCCATCTCAACTCGATATTGCAGTTTTTGAGTCAATGATTCGTAGATTTGAAGAAGCAAAAGATTTCAATGAATCGCTTCAAGCAATAGTGGTGGTATCTAAAGCTGCTCCAAATCCATTTTTGGACAAAGAGGTGAAGCTTGCTCGTGAATTTGTGCTTGCGCTAGAAAAAGATGGAATTTTTCTCTCAAGAGGGACGCTCTTTGAGCGTCAAATATACAAAAAGGCGATTTTTGAAGGAATGTCGATCAGCGAGATGCCCGATGGGGCGAAGGCATCATCGGACTTTGGGATTTTTTTTGAAGATGTTCTGACATTAGGACAAAGTTTAATTAAGGGTAGATAA
- a CDS encoding IS3-like element IS1302 family transposase gives MVEFSKDLGEEKMSRKRKSYSAEFKTRVVLELLGGEETVAQIASKYEITPKSLIDWKKQFLENASLVFDVGSATKAYKDEIEELKTENDALAKKLGKTTIERDWAVGKLKSLGLSNKKDLVTPKLKNLSMARQCEIIDLNRSTLYYEPKPISDNDLKIMKRIDEIYTDISSTYGYRFMHRQLLEDGFSIGVNKVNKLMNTMGIQAIFPKKKRHTSIKNYKHKIYPYLLRELEINRANQVWSGDITYIPIKGGFVYLCAIIDWHSKTILSWKISTTMDTSLVTDVLKEAIEKYDIPVIFNSDQGSQYTSHEHTELLKKHNIQISMNGKGRSIDNIAIERFFRTLKYDEIYINEYSSISDLRFKVSRYINFYNHNRFHSALNYQKPMNVYLEGLKNVA, from the coding sequence ATGGTAGAATTTTCTAAAGATTTAGGAGAGGAAAAAATGAGTAGAAAAAGAAAAAGCTATAGTGCAGAATTTAAAACTAGAGTTGTCTTAGAATTACTAGGTGGCGAAGAGACTGTAGCACAGATTGCCAGTAAATATGAGATTACACCAAAAAGTCTCATTGATTGGAAAAAGCAGTTTTTAGAGAATGCATCACTAGTATTTGATGTAGGTTCGGCTACTAAAGCCTATAAAGATGAGATAGAAGAGCTAAAAACAGAGAATGATGCTCTAGCAAAGAAATTAGGAAAAACAACCATAGAGAGGGATTGGGCAGTGGGAAAGCTAAAGAGCTTGGGCTTATCAAATAAAAAAGATCTTGTCACACCCAAGCTAAAGAATCTCTCCATGGCAAGACAATGTGAAATAATAGATTTAAATCGCTCAACCCTTTATTATGAACCTAAACCCATATCAGACAATGATTTAAAAATCATGAAAAGGATAGATGAGATATATACTGATATATCCTCAACCTATGGCTATCGGTTTATGCATAGGCAGCTTTTGGAAGATGGATTTTCAATTGGTGTAAATAAAGTCAATAAGCTAATGAACACTATGGGGATACAGGCAATCTTTCCAAAAAAGAAACGACACACATCCATTAAAAACTATAAACATAAAATCTATCCATATCTACTACGAGAGCTTGAAATTAACAGAGCCAATCAGGTTTGGAGTGGAGATATTACCTATATCCCAATCAAGGGTGGTTTCGTGTATTTGTGCGCCATTATTGATTGGCACAGTAAAACGATACTCTCATGGAAAATATCAACAACTATGGATACATCTCTTGTAACAGATGTTTTAAAAGAAGCCATTGAAAAATATGACATTCCTGTAATATTCAACTCCGACCAAGGTAGCCAATATACCAGCCATGAACATACAGAACTTCTCAAGAAACACAACATTCAAATCTCTATGAACGGTAAAGGCAGATCCATTGATAATATTGCCATTGAGAGATTTTTTAGGACTTTAAAATATGATGAAATCTATATCAATGAGTATAGCTCTATTTCAGATCTCAGATTTAAGGTTTCAAGATATATCAATTTTTACAATCACAATAGATTTCATTCAGCACTAAATTATCAAAAGCCCATGAATGTTTATCTAGAAGGGTTGAAAAACGTTGCTTAA
- a CDS encoding helix-turn-helix domain-containing protein, protein MLSNIASPLSIKEIAYKAAVNECDLKKEFKKHFGTTMHTMLQEYRLDIAKELLVRGDLSVAEVAKRVGYSSLSHFGKIFHERFGLLPRELKRG, encoded by the coding sequence TTGCTCTCAAACATTGCCTCTCCTCTTTCAATCAAGGAAATTGCTTATAAAGCTGCAGTGAATGAGTGTGATTTAAAGAAGGAATTTAAAAAGCATTTTGGAACAACTATGCACACTATGCTTCAGGAATATAGACTAGATATAGCCAAAGAGTTGCTTGTTCGTGGCGACTTAAGCGTTGCAGAGGTGGCGAAGCGAGTAGGATACTCCAGCCTCAGCCACTTTGGAAAAATTTTTCATGAACGCTTTGGACTCCTGCCAAGGGAACTAAAGAGGGGTTAA
- a CDS encoding relaxase/mobilization nuclease domain-containing protein, protein MKTFDEEIAQLLDEIRGKGKRNNEKLSSSFRTPQIHNKQVVVKMISNIGAVGAKNALKYILTHSFRETLEDELGNEKSVEEVLKDWGIDFSKTKTILNGKVIQSREAWHLTFGIDEENTFSNINALKKSVRDAMEANFFEYRYVMVEHMHQSKPHVHVIVNKRNKYTGKKLHFKGKDEIREFFNKVRTDFADALNVNGSFQRQYENRYAHDRSIDIQKLQEQAGAIAFEQLEKKLEPTLKLEYIQWRLITKIENLDAKINEKKRKISKIKIKELEDKKNMSFDRIKQYTFQLEKLVKEIQELETPRKKYFDLFQKNTDAIKAESDRIFDHFSNIVAIQRSLSSLSKNKELSLRDRQEIEIIRQTVDECLHDSSFAMWEQTKSTKIQKLIATRYEKGAYFYKSAHKLIQLLRESERNLKTLEAIEPKNKNLLWYKVAQLKNIEDLRGVLKQRYELNLKKTEKLQLGIGKREEKIGIEEYMPLKKRYIAENVKASKQAEFALRENRLIQKYFEINKIKFCSNRAQEEVHFERIDQLKEFIKMKENRDR, encoded by the coding sequence ATGAAAACTTTTGACGAAGAAATAGCACAACTTCTAGACGAAATTCGAGGCAAGGGCAAGCGCAATAATGAGAAGCTTTCCTCCTCTTTTCGCACGCCACAAATACACAATAAACAAGTTGTTGTAAAGATGATTTCAAATATAGGGGCAGTGGGTGCAAAAAATGCTCTGAAATATATTCTCACGCACTCTTTTCGAGAGACGCTTGAGGATGAGCTTGGAAATGAAAAAAGTGTTGAAGAAGTTTTAAAAGATTGGGGGATTGATTTTTCAAAAACAAAAACAATCCTGAATGGTAAAGTCATTCAGTCTCGAGAAGCATGGCATTTGACTTTTGGAATTGATGAAGAGAATACATTTTCAAACATCAATGCATTGAAAAAAAGTGTGCGCGATGCGATGGAAGCAAATTTTTTTGAGTATCGATATGTCATGGTTGAGCACATGCATCAGTCAAAGCCTCATGTGCATGTGATTGTCAATAAGCGAAATAAATATACGGGGAAAAAACTTCATTTTAAGGGCAAGGATGAGATTCGTGAGTTTTTCAATAAAGTGAGGACTGATTTTGCTGATGCACTCAATGTGAATGGCTCTTTTCAGCGTCAATATGAGAATCGATATGCACACGACAGAAGTATTGATATTCAAAAGCTTCAAGAGCAAGCTGGGGCTATTGCGTTTGAGCAGTTAGAGAAAAAACTAGAGCCAACGCTGAAGCTTGAATATATTCAATGGAGGCTAATCACAAAGATCGAAAATCTTGATGCAAAAATCAATGAAAAAAAGAGAAAAATTTCAAAGATTAAAATCAAAGAACTTGAAGATAAAAAAAACATGAGTTTTGATCGAATCAAGCAATATACCTTCCAGCTCGAAAAACTTGTCAAAGAAATTCAAGAGCTTGAGACTCCTAGGAAAAAGTATTTTGATCTTTTTCAAAAGAACACCGATGCAATCAAAGCAGAAAGCGATAGAATTTTTGATCATTTCTCAAATATTGTGGCAATTCAAAGATCTCTTTCCTCCCTTTCTAAAAACAAAGAGCTTTCACTTCGTGACAGACAAGAGATTGAAATCATTCGTCAAACAGTCGATGAATGCCTACACGATTCTTCTTTTGCAATGTGGGAGCAAACGAAATCTACAAAAATTCAAAAGCTGATTGCGACAAGATACGAAAAAGGCGCATATTTCTATAAGAGTGCGCATAAGCTGATTCAGCTTTTGCGTGAATCAGAAAGAAATCTCAAAACTCTCGAAGCTATTGAGCCAAAAAACAAAAATCTTCTTTGGTATAAAGTTGCGCAGCTCAAAAATATCGAAGATCTTAGAGGGGTGCTCAAACAACGATATGAGTTGAATCTCAAAAAAACAGAGAAGCTTCAGCTTGGCATTGGCAAGAGAGAGGAGAAAATCGGTATAGAGGAGTATATGCCTCTCAAAAAACGCTACATTGCTGAAAATGTCAAAGCTTCCAAGCAAGCTGAATTTGCCCTCAGAGAAAATCGCTTAATCCAAAAATATTTTGAAATCAACAAAATCAAATTTTGCTCAAATCGTGCGCAAGAAGAAGTGCATTTCGAAAGAATTGATCAGCTCAAAGAGTTTATTAAAATGAAAGAAAATAGAGATAGATAA